A portion of the Cydia fagiglandana chromosome 7, ilCydFagi1.1, whole genome shotgun sequence genome contains these proteins:
- the LOC134666126 gene encoding uncharacterized protein LOC134666126 yields the protein MEFGVDKCAVMHVQRGRVVNSTNLQLSETMSFRSISESETYKYLGMSQSLGIDDEGIRRSVKERFFSRLTKVLNSLLSGGNKVRAFNAWVMPLLTYSFGILRWTQTELDALDRRVRSLLTTHRMLHPRSSVMRLYIPRKCGGRGFLNAKDLHNREVYNLRNYFLNNECGMHRDVVAVDRNLTPLSLANENWRKPVVLSTADRKAAWESKVLHGRFYKALTGPDVDLLASVNWLRFGDLFGETEGFACAIADEVMMTNNYRKYILKDGTVDICRACRRPGESLRHIISGCSHLANGEYLHRHNLVARIIH from the coding sequence ATGGAGTTTggtgtcgataaatgtgcggtTATGCATGTACAGCGGGGGAGGGttgtaaattcaacaaatttacaactttctgagacaatgtctttcagatctatctctgaatcagaaacctataaataccttGGTATGTCACAGTCGTTGGGTATTGATGATGAGGGTATTAGACGGTCGGTGAAGGAGCGCTTTTTCAGTCGGCTCACAAAAGTCCTTAACAGTCTTTTGTCAGGaggcaacaaagtgcgcgccttcaacgcctgggtaatgcccctcctcacatactcctttggcatactaagatggactcagaccgagctggacgccctggatcggagggtccgatcactgctcaccacacatcgcatgctacacccacgctcgtcggttatgagattgtacatcccacgcaagtgtggaggccgaggcttcctaaacgccaaggatctccacaaccgcgaggtgtacaatctcaggaattatttccttaacaacgagtgtgggatgcatcgtgatgtggtggcagtagacaggaacctcacgccgctctccttggcaaacgagaactggcgcaaacctgtggtactaagtactgcggatcgcaaggcggcatgggagagtaaagtgctacacgggcggttctacaaggccctcacgggacccgatgtggacctgctcgcgtcggtgaactggttacgattcggggacctcttcggagaaaccgagggttttgcctgtgcaattgcggacgaagtgatgatgacgaacaactatcggaaatatatcctgaaggacggtacggtcgacatttgtcgggcatgccgccgtcccggagaatcactcaggcatatcatttccggttgttctcatcttgctaacggtgagtacttgcacagacataatctcgtagccaggattattcactag